In one Epinephelus moara isolate mb chromosome 6, YSFRI_EMoa_1.0, whole genome shotgun sequence genomic region, the following are encoded:
- the LOC126391244 gene encoding phosphatidylinositol-3-phosphatase SAC1-B-like — protein MQDSIDLFLGNYAVDETDWSTPLHDPKDWKFLTLPIVMVVAFSMCIICLLMAGDTWTETLAYVLFWGTASVVTGGLILFNGLDFVDAPKLVQKEKLD, from the exons ATGCAGGACTCAATTGATCTGTTCCTGGGGAACTATGCTGTAGATGAAACTGATTGGTCCACCCCACTGCATGACCCCAAAGACTGGAAGTTTCTGACG TTGCCTATCGTCATGGTGGTAGCATTCTCCATGTGTATCATCTGCCTGCTAATGGCTG GTGACACGTGGACTGAGACTCTGGCCTATGTGTTGTTCTGGGGAACAGCCAGCGTGGTGACGGGCGGCCTCATCCTCTTTAATGGACTGGACTTTGTAGATGCTCCCAAGCTGGTCCAGAAGGAAAAGCTggactga